One Rosa chinensis cultivar Old Blush chromosome 5, RchiOBHm-V2, whole genome shotgun sequence genomic region harbors:
- the LOC112166732 gene encoding rhodanese-like/PpiC domain-containing protein 12, chloroplastic translates to MLRISHLTLIAPPAFSALRLSLTSTLNLSTPLNLHKISTCSALYRLSQTFKPTSPSSSFLSANRVLLRVMGSPGPKGSASFSAESSSGDGREILVQHLLVKEDNLKLLLDLQQRVSRGEDLSDLAAEYSICPSKEEGGMLGWVRKGQMVPEFEEAAFSASLNKVVRCKTKFGWHLLQVLSEREESVLQNIQCKELHVKMQDPSFLDEAQLIDVREPEEVAQASLSGFQVLPLRQFGSWGPDITTKFDPQKDTYVMCHHGMRSLQVAQWLQTQGFKRVFNVAGGIHEYARTVDQTIPTY, encoded by the exons ATGTTAAGGATATCTCATCTGACACTAATAGCGCCTCCAGCTTTCAGtgctctcagactctctctcacTTCCACTCTCAACCTCTCGACTCCTTTAAACCTTCACAAAATCTCTACTTGTTCTGCACTTTATCGTCTCTCCCAGACCTTCAAACCCACTTCGCCCAGTTCGTCCTTTTTGAGCGCCAACCGGGTTCTTCTGCGTGTCATGGGAAGTCCAGGTCCCAAGGGTTCAG CTTCATTTAGTGCTGAAAGTAGCTCTGGTGATGGAAGGGAGATATTGGTCCAGCACTTACTTGTTAAAGAAGACAATCTTAAGCTTCTGTTAGATCTTCAGCAGAGAGTTTCACGAG GTGAAGACCTTAGTGATCTTGCTGCAGAGTACTCGATATGTCCATCCAAAGAAGAAGGGGGAATGCTGGGGTGGGTCAGAAAGGGGCAAATG GTACCTGAATTTGAGGAGGCTGCATTTAGTGCATCTTTAAACAAAGTTGTTAGGTGTAAAACAAAATTTGGATGGCATTTATTGCAAGTACTGTCAGAGAG GGAGGAATCAGTACTTCAAAACATTCAATGCAAGGAGCTTCATGTGAAAATGCAAGATCCCAGTTTCTTAGATGAGGCACAGTTGATTGATGTTCGAGAACCTGAAGAAGT GGCCCAAGCTTCTTTATCGGGTTTCCAGGTCCTTCCCCTTCGACAATTTGGAAGCTGGGGACCTGACATAACCACGAAGTTCGATCCTCAAAAGGATACTTATGTTATG TGTCACCATGGTATGCGATCTTTACAGGTTGCCCAGTGGTTGCAGACGCAG GGTTTCAAGAGAGTCTTCAATGTCGCTGGGGGAATTCACGAATATGCCCGAACGGTTGATCAAACAATTCCCACTTACTGA
- the LOC112166731 gene encoding calcium-dependent protein kinase 34, whose amino-acid sequence MPLIPISFFCLQQPFFPSAPKTQHCLPHSLATRESERSLSLSLALSLSLSLSLSRSSTMGNCCSQRNTEDAPNDVKGDNNGGLDNNADVTNNSPGNHNPAPQGHKAPPASPPPGGKPAKTGPIGPVLGRPMEDVRSTYSIGKELGRGQFGVTHLCTHKQTGEQFACKTIAKRKLVNKEDIEDVRREVQIMHHLTGQLNIVELKGAYEDKQSVHLVMELCAGGELFDRIISKGHYTERAAAALLRTIVQIVHTCHSMGVIHRDLKPENFLLLNKDENSPLKATDFGLSVFYKQGEVFKDIVGSAYYIAPEVLKRRYGPEVDIWSVGVMLYILLSGVPPFWAESEHGIFNAILRGHLDFSSDPWPAISAQAKDLVRKMLNSDPKQRLTAFQVLSHPWIKEDGEAPDVPLDNAVLSRLKQFKAMNQFKKVALRVIAGCLSEEEIMGLKEMFKSIDTDNSGTITLEELKQGLAKQGTKLSEHEAKQLMEAADADGNGTIDYDEFITATMHLNRMDREEHLYTAFQHFDKDSSGFITTEELESALRDYGMHDGRDIREIIAEVDADNDGRINYDEFVAMMRKGNPEPNLKKRRDDVFV is encoded by the exons ATGCCTCTAATCCCTATCTCTTTCTTTTGTCTCCAGCAACCTTTTTTTCCCTCGGCCCCCAAAACCCAACATTGCCTGCCCCATAGCTTGGCCACACGTGAATCTGagagatctctctctctctctctcgctctctctctctctctctctctctctctctctcgctcttccACCATGGGCAACTGTTGCTCTCAACGCAACACCGAGGATGCCCCCAACGATGTAAAGGGAGACAACAATGGTGGCCTGGATAACAATGCCGATGTGACAAACAATTCTCCAGGCAACCATAATCCAGCTCCCCAGGGTCACAAGGCTCCTCCTGCATCCCCTCCACCTGGGGGAAAGCCTGCGAAAACAGGGCCTATTGGACCTGTTCTAGGGAGGCCAATGGAGGATGTGCGTTCGACCTACTCTATCGGAAAGGAGCTGGGGCGGGGACAGTTTGGGGTGACGCACCTGTGCACACATAAACAGACGGGAGAGCAGTTTGCGTGCAAAACCATAGCCAAACGCAAGCTGGTGAATAAGGAAGACATAGAGGACGTGAGGAGGGAGGTTCAAATCATGCACCATTTGACCGGACAACTAAACATCGTGGAACTCAAGGGAGCTTATGAGGATAAGCAGTCCGTTCACCTGGTGATGGAGCTGTGTGCCGGTGGGGAGCTTTTTGACCGAATCATCTCTAAGGGGCATTACACGGAGCGTGCTGCAGCTGCCTTGTTAAGGACCATTGTTCAGATCGTGCACACCTGCCATTCCATGGGGGTCATCCATAGGGATCTCAAGCCTGAGAATTTCCTTCTGCTCAACAAAGACGAGAACTCTCCACTCAAGGCTACAGATTTCGGTCTATCAGTCTTTTACAAACAAG GAGAGGTGTTCAAGGATATTGTTGGCAGCGCATATTACATAGCACCAGAGGTGTTGAAGAGGAGATATGGACCAGAAGTCGATATATGGAGTGTTGGAGTCATGCTATACATTCTTTTGAGTGGTGTTCCTCCTTTCTGGGCAG AATCGGAACATGGGATATTCAACGCAATATTACGTGGTCACCTCGACTTTTCAAGCGACCCATGGCCTGCAATATCGGCTCAAGCAAAGGATCTTGTGAGGAAGATGTTGAATTCAGATCCCAAGCAGAGATTGACAGCCTTCCAAGTTCTAA GTCATCCATGGATCAAGGAGGATGGTGAAGCACCAGATGTTCCTCTCGACAATGCTGTGCTCAGCAGGCTCAAACAGTTCAAAGCAATGAATCAGTTTAAGAAAGTTGCCCTTCGG GTTATCGCCGGTTGCTTATCAGAGGAAGAGATCATGGGATTGAAAGAGATGTTCAAGAGCATAGATACAGACAACAGTGGGACTATCACACTTGAAGAGCTCAAGCAAGGTCTTGCTAAGCAAGGCACCAAGTTATCTGAACACGAAGCTAAACAACTAATGGAAGCT GCCGATGCTGATGGGAACGGAACCATAGACTATGATGAGTTCATCACTGCAACGATGCACTTGAACAGAATGGATAGAGAAGAGCATCTCTACACTGCCTTCCAGCACTTCGATAAAGATAGCAGCGG GTTTATCACGACTGAAGAGCTAGAGTCAGCCCTCCGCGACTACGGGATGCATGATGGAAGGGACATAAGAGAAATCATTGCTGAAGTCGACGCTGATAAT GACGGTCGAATCAACTACGATGAATTTGTGGCAATGATGAGAAAAGGAAACCCAGAACCAAACCTGAAAAAGCGGCGGGACGATGTATTTGTTTGA